The Paramisgurnus dabryanus chromosome 1, PD_genome_1.1, whole genome shotgun sequence genome includes a window with the following:
- the wnt7ba gene encoding protein Wnt-7b yields MRSISSCGALLSIYYPQIFLILTSGSYLALSSVVALGANIICNKIPGLAPRQRAICQSRPDAIIIIGEGAQLGINECQYQFRYGRWNCSALGERTVFGQELRVGSKEAAFTYAITAAGVAHAVTAACSQGNMSHCGCDREKQGYHDQEEGWKWGGCSADVKYGMEFSRRFVDAREIKKNARRLMNLHNNEAGRKVLEESMKLECKCHGVSGSCTTKTCWTTLPKFREIGYVLKERYAAAVEVEAVRATRFRQPSFLRLKQSRGYIKPTDTDLVYLERSPNYCEEDAATGSPGTRGRLCNHTSPHADGCNLMCCGRGHDTHQYTRVWQCNCKFQWCCFVKCNTCSENTEVFTCK; encoded by the exons ATGCGCAGCATCTCATCTTGCGGTGCACTGCTTTCCATCTACTACCCCCAGATCTTCCTCATCCTCACCAGCGGCAGCTACCT GGCTTTGTCTTCAGTGGTGGCTTTGGGTGCGAACATCATCTGCAACAAGATTCCCGGTCTGGCTCCCCGACAACGTGCCATCTGTCAAAGCCGCCCAGATGCCATCATCATCATCGGGGAGGGCGCTCAGTTGGGCATCAACGAGTGCCAGTATCAGTTTCGCTACGGGCGATGGAACTGCTCTGCCCTTGGAGAGAGGACGGTCTTTGGGCAAGAGCTGAGAGTAG GCAGCAAGGAGGCTGCGTTTACCTACGCCATCACCGCTGCTGGTGTCGCCCATGCTGTGACAGCAGCCTGCAGTCAGGGCAACATGAGCCACTGTGGCTGCGACAGAGAAAAGCAGGGCTATCATGACCAGGAAGAAGGCTGGAAATGGGGCGGCTGTTCAGCGGACGTTAAATACGGAATGGAGTTCTCCAGGCGCTTTGTGGATGCCCGagagattaaaaaaaatgcaagaaGATTGATGAACCTGCACAACAATGAGGCTGGTAGAAAG GTTCTAGAAGAAAGCATGAAGCTGGAATGTAAATGCCACGGTGTTTCCGGCTCATGCACCACAAAGACCTGCTGGACAACTCTGCCGAAATTTCGGGAGATCGGCTACGTGCTGAAGGAGCGCTACGCCGCCGCTGTGGAGGTGGAGGCCGTGCGAGCCACGCGTTTTCGACAGCCCTCTTTCCTGCGGCTAAAGCAGTCTCGCGGATACATAAAGCCCACGGACACGGACTTGGTGTATTTGGAGCGCTCGCCCAACTACTGCGAAGAGGACGCTGCGACGGGAAGCCCAGGAACTCGGGGACGCCTCTGTAACCATACGTCCCCTCACGCGGATGGCTGCAACCTGATGTGCTGCGGCCGTGGCCACGACACCCACCAGTACACGCGGGTGTGGCAATGCAACTGCAAATTCCAGTGGTGCTGCTTCGTCAAATGCAACACCTGCAGCGAAAACACAGAGGTTTTCACCTGTAAATGA
- the atxn10 gene encoding ataxin-10: MMQSINPALTEISREKLTNTHLTTLQDWTKALRDDAFRASVHEDVIKNLYAVLSRLSVEIQSLNDVVDPQEESLSLLLKLTTECFRAQRNACVQCTPIQCTLRDQGSIKLSFEILCKLIKLSSGGSNNVYDAIRCGIQFLGNIAVGNQLCKDDIWKLGFPHIFWNLLDLPDEKVVSYTCMVLHTCLDEHKTEQLAQDAQQLKVSRKIMDLCRSLPDVDWTVLIATQHFLKSSQLIIKMYTEMTNEERLTLLELMLAHLDVGEEEKDSLIPLSLAEFLASCFTDHCKAVLSLTSESSADDQAAMVVSRLLDILCEMTSDQKKFMALQDRSDLLSSTVDLLKEVHILGKTSKNVFTAAHDFSLTRTEGAGTNTNPYLSFKSHLIRLIGNLCHGHSLNQDKVRELDGIALILDNCSIDSNNPFISQWAVFAIRNILENNPENQKLIQGLRSQGVADDTILREMGFRVEERDGSLLLRPLKKDP; the protein is encoded by the exons ATGATGCAGAGCATAAACCCCGCGTTGACTGAAATATCCCGAGAAAAACTAACAAACACGCATCTCACAACTTTACAGGATTGGACAAAAGCTTTGCGGGATGACGCGTTCAG AGCTAGTGTCCATGAAGATGTTATTAAAAATCTCTATGCAGTGCTTTCAAGACTGTCCGTGGAGATTCAGAGCTTGAATGATGTTGTAGATCCACAGGAGGAAAGTCTGTCACTCCTCCTTAAGCTCACCACAGAGTGTTTCAGAGCACAAAGAAATGCCTGTGTGCAGTGCACTCCAATTCAGTGCACACTAAG agaTCAAGGATCTATCAAGTTGTCTTTTGAGATTTTGTGTAAACTCATTAAGCTTTCATCAGGAGGGTCAAATAACGTTTATGATG CGATCCGATGCGGTATTCAGTTTCTTGGTAACATCGCTGTTGGAAACCAGCTCTGTAAAGATGACATCTGGAAGCTCGGTTTTCCGCACATCTTTTG GAACCTGTTGGACCTCCCAGATGAGAAAGTTGTCTCGTACACATGCATGGTGCTTCACACTTGCCTCGATGAACACAAGACAGAACAGCTCGCTCAAGATGCCCAGCAGCTTAAAGTGTCTCGGAAGATCATGGATTTGTGCAGGAGTTTGCCTGATGTGGACTGGAC GGTCCTGATTGCCACACAACATTTCCTCAAGTCATCACAGCTCATTATCAAGATGTACACTGAAATGACCAATGAAGAAAG GCTTACACTATTGGAGCTGATGTTAGCACATCTTGATGTGGGTGAGGAGGAGAAAGACTCTTTAATTCCTCTGAGTCTAGCTGAGTTCCTGGCCTCCTGCTTTACTGATCACTGTAAAGCTGTTCTTAGTCTGACCTCTGAATCTTCAGCCGATGACCAG GCTGCCATGGTCGTGAGCAGACTCTTGGACATCCTTTGTGAGATGACCTCGGACCAGAAAAAGTTCATGGCTTTACAGGATCGCTCTGACCTTTTGAGCTCAACAGTCG ATCTCTTAAAAGAGGTCCATATACTGggcaaaacaagtaaaaatgtGTTCACCGCAGCACACGATTTCTCCTTGACGAGGACAGAGGGCGCCGGCACCAACACCAACCCTTACCTCAGTTTCAAATCTCATCTCATTCGACTCATCGGGAATCTCTGTCATGGCCACAGTCTCAACCAGGACAAG GTTCGAGAACTGGATGGTATCGCGCTTATTCTGGACAACTGTAGCATTGATAGCAACAACCCTT TCATAAGCCAATGGGCCGTGTTTGCCATCCGGAACATTCTGGAAAATAACCCAGAGAATCAGAAGCTGATTCAAGGCCTTCGAAGCCAAGGTGTGGCAGATGACACAATACTCAGAGAGATGGGCTTCAGAGTGGAGGAAAGGGATGGCAGTCTTCTACTCAGGCCTTTAAAGAAAGACCCATAG